In one Brassica oleracea var. oleracea cultivar TO1000 chromosome C9, BOL, whole genome shotgun sequence genomic region, the following are encoded:
- the LOC106315975 gene encoding uncharacterized protein LOC106315975, producing MGFFSFLGRVLFASLFILSAWQMFNDFGVDGGPAATELAPKLHLAKSHLSSRLGVTLPSVEVKQVVAAIVALKGVGGLLFVIGNIFGAYLLAFYLAVFSPILYDFYNYGPEERHFSPLLTEFLQSVALFGALLFFIGMKNSTPTKRNLKRTPKPKAA from the exons ATGGGTTTCTTCTCGTTTCTTGGAAGAGTTCTCTTCGCTTCTCTTTTCATCCTCTCCGCTTGGCAAAT GTTCAATGACTTTGGAGTTGATGGTGGTCCTGCAGCTACAGAGCTGGCTCCAAAGCTTCATCTGGCCAAGTCACATCTATCTTCTAGATTAGGTGTAACTTTGCCTAGCGTAGAG GTAAAACAAGTCGTTGCTGCTATAGTTGCATTGAAAGGAGTTGGAGGCTTACTCTTTGTTATCGGAAACATCTTCGGTGCTTATCTTCTG GCTTTCTACCTTGCGGTTTTCAGTCCTATTCTGTATGATTTCTACAACTACGGACCTGAGGAGCGTCATTTCTCTCCATTGTTGACTGAGTTCTTGCAG AGCGTTGCACTCTTTGGAGCATTACTCTTCTTTATTGGAATGAAGAACTCAACACCCACTAAGAGGAATCTGAAGAGGACTCCTAAGCCCAAAGCTGCTTAG